The genomic DNA ACCACCCGCAAGACTAGGTTCCAACTTTCCAATGTCCAGGGCGTTCGACATGTTTTTAAACAAGGAACCTTTAAGCTTCGCCGATGCTACAGATGTGGACAGCGCCGCGCATAAGGGAACCGGCGCGGGCGCCAACCCCTTCTTGTCCGGCGGGACAGCGCCAAACTTTCTTGCCCCCTCTTACCTCCGAGGTACCGCCTACCTCACCAAGCTGGAAGAGCAGCACCGAGCGAGAATTTTGGccgagagagaaagagaggctGGCGTACCAGGTGCGAAAACGCAGACGAGAGCAGGAGTACTAGCCACCAACGGAAACAGTCATCACACTCTATCGCCCATGTCTGGAAAGGTGCACACAGGCGGGGAATCACACCGGGGGGTGGCCTTTGATGTGGTGGAAAAGTCGGCGTTGAGCCAGGGTttggtcgaggaggaagtcaATCCGTTGCCGTCGAGGTGGAACAAGGACGACAGGGAACCCTCCCTAGAGCTCTCGGGCGATGGCTATGAAGTTACCTTCACCGGGCGAATGAGCAATGAACACGAGGCCTCGGCAGTGAGGGCTGATCACCCCATGAATCCGGCCTGTGGCATATACTACTTTGAGATCACAGTCCtgaacaagaagaagtcaTCGACCGATGACATGCCGCCCATTGCCATTGGCTTCTCTAGCCAGATGGCCGCGCTGAACCGGGCGCCAGGATGGGAACCGGAGAGCTGGGGGTACCATGGGGACGATGGAAACTGCTTCGCCGCGCAAAACGTAGGGAAGGCGTACGGCCCCAAGTTTGGTCCGAAGGATACGGTCGGGTGTTGTATCAATTTCCGGCTGGGGCAGGCGTTTTTTACAAAGAACGGCAAGGAGCTGAGTAGGTTTTGATATCTGTGGGGAATCAAAAGAAGGCGGTTGCTAACATGTGGAACTGCAGAGGTGGCGTTTCGGGACATCAACTTTAAGGATGTGAAGGCGGGCAAGTTGTTTCCCATGGTCGGGCTCAAGAAGACGGGGGATCACATCTGGGCCAACTTTGGGCAGCAGCCGTTTATGTTTGATATTGATAACTACATGCTGGTCAGTTTGTTCAACACTCGGAACAGAGCGAGTGGTAGCTAACGTTCGTGGCATAAACAGGAGCAGCAACAGATTATCGAAGACGAGATAAACCGTGTCGATACACGCATCCTAGCACCAGGACTGTCAGAAACGGAGCTTATTCAGCAATTGGTTTTGCAATTCCTGCAACATGACGGCTACGTTGAGACAGCTCGTGCTTTTGCGGAGGAGATCCATTCCGAGAAGTCGGCTCTTCGGCTTAGTGCCAAGGAACAGGTCAagggcatcaac from Podospora pseudoanserina strain CBS 124.78 chromosome 2, whole genome shotgun sequence includes the following:
- a CDS encoding hypothetical protein (EggNog:ENOG503NVY9; COG:S) — protein: MTNPYQQSQQSQHGAAASNFPRSISYASIVSGSQQQQQQSATRSSALGFSHILDPNPDAELDTHNPYYPELDRLFSRPNIPTFGGAGMDMDTGYTSRNQNENGHNNNNTNSGPWPPPARLGSNFPMSRAFDMFLNKEPLSFADATDVDSAAHKGTGAGANPFLSGGTAPNFLAPSYLRGTAYLTKLEEQHRARILAEREREAGVPGAKTQTRAGVLATNGNSHHTLSPMSGKVHTGGESHRGVAFDVVEKSALSQGLVEEEVNPLPSRWNKDDREPSLELSGDGYEVTFTGRMSNEHEASAVRADHPMNPACGIYYFEITVLNKKKSSTDDMPPIAIGFSSQMAALNRAPGWEPESWGYHGDDGNCFAAQNVGKAYGPKFGPKDTVGCCINFRLGQAFFTKNGKELKVAFRDINFKDVKAGKLFPMVGLKKTGDHIWANFGQQPFMFDIDNYMLEQQQIIEDEINRVDTRILAPGLSETELIQQLVLQFLQHDGYVETARAFAEEIHSEKSALRLSAKEQVKGINIKDDEDANNRQRIRRAILEGDIDRAMRYTEQYYPNVLKENEQVYFRLKCRKFIEMIRKEAEMNLKLEDRNRRLEEQRGRQGLGDNDEEMQDEWDDEREFYIDQLGKLSMEALEYGQELRAEFTNNPSREMTKHLDEISSLIAYPHPLQVPEVSHLMDAKGRVAVAEELNSAILTSLGKSSRAALENVYAQTSVLLEDLAKDGGPGAFVTLEALFRQFPPSQLL